The proteins below are encoded in one region of Neoasaia chiangmaiensis:
- a CDS encoding mitochondrial fission ELM1 family protein → MTIAIIAEDFAGMRAQAAGLAERAGQAWTFHPVTRRGIWRHVPARYCPWPLASMAPFDIPAETRLLLSVGGTGGVAGAALARRLGLPIVQIQNPRMALGRFDMIVANHHDGVEGPNIVLSRNAMHGVTQDKLSAARDVWCARLRKPGRRLIVVLIGGANGRFVFGVPEARALGDGLVRMARESGAVIAVTPSRRTDSQALAALRACLVDCDASVWDGTGENPYLGMLGCADMIVVTMDSVSMVSEAVATCAPVQVVALPGRSRRISAFIGTLIEAGRVRPFTGHWSDWSVTPLDDTTIAAGELRRRLGDRL, encoded by the coding sequence ATGACGATTGCCATTATCGCCGAAGATTTTGCCGGCATGCGCGCGCAGGCTGCCGGGCTTGCCGAGCGTGCGGGACAGGCCTGGACCTTTCATCCTGTTACACGTCGGGGAATCTGGCGGCATGTTCCGGCACGGTATTGCCCCTGGCCGCTGGCTTCCATGGCGCCGTTCGATATTCCGGCGGAGACGAGGCTGCTTCTCAGCGTCGGCGGCACGGGCGGCGTTGCCGGGGCTGCGCTGGCGCGGCGGCTCGGCCTGCCGATCGTGCAGATCCAGAATCCGCGCATGGCGCTTGGGCGTTTCGACATGATCGTCGCCAATCATCATGACGGTGTGGAGGGGCCGAACATCGTGCTGTCCCGCAATGCGATGCATGGCGTGACGCAGGATAAACTGTCGGCGGCGCGGGACGTCTGGTGTGCGCGGTTGAGAAAGCCCGGCCGACGTCTGATCGTCGTATTGATCGGCGGCGCGAATGGACGATTCGTCTTCGGTGTTCCGGAAGCGCGCGCCCTGGGCGACGGGCTGGTGCGCATGGCGCGCGAAAGCGGTGCGGTCATTGCCGTGACGCCGTCGCGACGCACCGATTCGCAGGCATTGGCGGCCTTGCGCGCGTGTCTGGTCGATTGCGATGCGTCGGTCTGGGACGGGACGGGCGAAAACCCCTATCTGGGGATGCTCGGCTGCGCGGATATGATCGTCGTGACGATGGACAGCGTTTCGATGGTGTCGGAGGCCGTGGCAACGTGTGCGCCGGTGCAGGTGGTCGCGTTGCCGGGGCGTTCGAGGCGGATTTCGGCCTTCATCGGGACACTGATCGAGGCCGGTCGGGTGCGACCGTTTACCGGGCATTGGTCGGACTGGTCTGTCACGCCGCTTGACGACACGACGATTGCGGCGGGAGAACTGCGCCGTCGCCTTGGTGATCGGCTGTGA
- a CDS encoding DEAD/DEAH box helicase yields the protein MDTAALHDFADFNLLPPLLSALERGGYKKPSAIQMQAIPALVSGQDVLAIAQTGSGKTAAYALPILDRLGRLAPQRHPGAPTALVLAPTRELATQIASVFRQFGRALPLRTRVACGGLPRDGQIKALAEGVDILVGTPGRLIDLLDGGHLHLENAGLLVLDEADRMLDGDFLEDMARIAAHLPDKRQTALCSATASATVRTLAQRLLHKPVAIEIEAETVTPKRIRQRAIFADKAEKPKLVAAALRGTRDRAIVFVRTKADAERLAGILRREDIAVETIHGDRTQGARNKALDAFRAGRVRALIATDIAARGLDIGDIMLVVNMDLPDKAETYVHRIGRTARAGKRGAALTLCDVDERTTLREIEKKIGYRITIVGPEAL from the coding sequence ATGGATACCGCCGCCCTTCATGATTTCGCCGATTTCAACCTCCTGCCGCCCCTGCTCTCGGCGCTGGAGCGCGGCGGCTACAAGAAACCCAGCGCCATCCAGATGCAAGCCATCCCGGCCCTCGTCTCCGGTCAGGACGTTCTGGCCATCGCGCAGACAGGGTCCGGCAAGACAGCCGCCTACGCCCTGCCCATTCTCGACCGGCTGGGCCGCCTCGCCCCCCAGCGCCATCCCGGCGCGCCGACCGCGCTGGTGCTGGCGCCAACCCGGGAACTGGCCACGCAGATCGCCAGCGTTTTCCGTCAGTTCGGTCGCGCCCTCCCGCTCCGGACACGCGTCGCCTGCGGCGGCCTGCCGCGCGACGGCCAGATCAAGGCCCTTGCGGAAGGCGTGGATATCCTGGTCGGCACGCCCGGGCGCCTGATCGACCTGCTGGATGGCGGGCACCTGCATCTTGAAAATGCCGGTCTTCTCGTGCTGGACGAAGCCGATCGCATGCTCGACGGAGACTTTCTGGAAGACATGGCGCGCATTGCCGCCCATCTGCCCGACAAACGCCAGACCGCGCTCTGCTCGGCCACCGCCTCCGCCACCGTGCGTACACTTGCGCAGCGCCTGCTGCACAAGCCGGTTGCCATCGAAATCGAAGCCGAGACCGTCACCCCCAAGCGTATCCGCCAACGCGCGATCTTCGCCGACAAGGCCGAGAAACCAAAACTCGTCGCCGCGGCGTTGCGGGGCACCCGCGACCGCGCCATCGTCTTCGTCCGCACGAAAGCCGACGCCGAACGACTCGCCGGAATACTCCGCCGCGAGGATATTGCCGTGGAGACCATTCACGGCGACCGGACCCAGGGCGCGCGCAACAAGGCGCTCGATGCGTTTCGCGCCGGACGCGTCCGCGCGCTCATCGCAACCGATATCGCCGCGCGCGGCCTCGATATCGGCGACATCATGCTCGTGGTGAACATGGATCTGCCGGACAAGGCGGAAACCTACGTGCATCGGATCGGCCGGACCGCACGCGCCGGCAAGCGCGGCGCGGCATTGACGCTATGCGACGTCGACGAACGCACCACGCTGCGGGAGATCGAGAAGAAGATCGGCTATCGCATCACGATCGTCGGGCCGGAAGCCCTCTGA
- a CDS encoding glycosyltransferase family 2 protein, which produces MLSSSDSVAASQGRGIFGVIVTFNPDLARFDEGAARVSAQVERLVVVDNGSHAASAIRARVEALGAVFIGLPENRGIAAAQNEGIRLAQREGAEAVLLMDQDTLLPADAVGHLSAAMRDLRDAGVRLGSVGCAYRDTHDGRIGASWRARGWRIVRQRPTSPASKQTEVDFVIASGSLLPLDTLRAVGLMDEPLFIDLVDLEWGFRAAAKGYRHFQTDACVMDHTLGAGRIQVGSRSISLHAPVRNYYWIRNALILARRGYVQSAWRLYFVSRVVPYIAIYTLRGNRRLTRLKLMLRGALDGLRGRGGACP; this is translated from the coding sequence TTGCTGAGTTCCTCCGATAGCGTGGCTGCCTCTCAAGGCCGGGGGATTTTCGGCGTCATCGTGACGTTCAATCCCGATCTTGCGCGTTTCGACGAAGGTGCCGCGCGCGTGTCGGCGCAGGTCGAGCGGCTGGTGGTGGTCGATAACGGTTCGCATGCGGCATCGGCGATCAGGGCGCGGGTCGAGGCGCTGGGCGCGGTCTTCATCGGTCTGCCGGAAAATCGGGGCATTGCGGCGGCGCAGAACGAGGGCATTCGGCTGGCGCAGCGCGAGGGCGCGGAGGCGGTCCTGCTGATGGATCAGGATACGCTGCTACCGGCCGATGCGGTGGGGCATTTGAGTGCGGCGATGCGTGACCTGCGCGATGCGGGTGTGCGGCTTGGTTCGGTGGGATGCGCGTATCGCGATACGCATGACGGACGGATCGGGGCGTCCTGGCGGGCGCGGGGCTGGCGGATCGTCCGGCAGCGGCCGACCTCTCCAGCATCGAAGCAGACGGAGGTGGATTTCGTGATCGCCTCGGGTTCGCTGCTGCCGCTGGACACGTTGCGGGCGGTGGGGCTGATGGATGAACCCCTCTTCATCGATCTGGTCGATCTGGAATGGGGGTTTCGTGCGGCCGCGAAGGGCTATCGGCATTTCCAGACCGATGCCTGCGTGATGGATCACACCCTGGGCGCGGGCCGTATCCAGGTGGGGTCGCGCAGCATCTCCCTGCATGCGCCGGTGCGCAATTACTACTGGATTCGCAATGCGCTCATCCTGGCCAGACGCGGCTATGTCCAGTCGGCATGGCGATTGTATTTCGTCTCCCGCGTGGTGCCGTATATCGCGATCTACACCCTGCGCGGCAACCGCCGTCTCACCCGTCTGAAACTGATGCTGCGTGGTGCGCTGGATGGGCTGCGGGGGCGCGGCGGAGCCTGCCCCTGA
- the argE gene encoding acetylornithine deacetylase: MIPKDAPRADTVAILDRLVSFDTTSRRPNAPLIDWIAAYLRDHDVPFTRSRGPEDGKWSLHAIIGPQTAGGIAFAGHVDCVPVDGQDWTHDPFTLREEDGRLYARGAADMKGFVAAMLAAVPDLQAMQPARPVHLLITFDEETTCDGARHLMADVLSRDQLPDLCVVGEPTLMSPIVAHKGRLALRITFTGRAGHSSNPDGGANALHAMGRAIAYIADEASRFAREGCRAEGFVPPYTTMQVGLASGGAILNIIPEHAQLEMEWRPVPGDDARAEADRLQHALAPLHDELRRHGPDCGIRYEVICDLPPLDLPTEHPLTDLTRQVTGSNAAGHVSYGTEAGIYQRAGMPAIVCGPGDIAQAHRPDEWIAREQLDRCDRFLRAMARKVCSAP, encoded by the coding sequence ATGATCCCGAAGGATGCACCTCGCGCCGATACCGTGGCGATCCTGGACCGGCTCGTCAGCTTCGACACCACGAGCCGGCGACCGAACGCGCCGCTCATCGACTGGATCGCCGCCTATCTTCGCGACCACGATGTGCCCTTCACGCGCTCGCGCGGTCCCGAGGACGGGAAATGGAGCCTGCACGCCATCATCGGCCCGCAAACGGCTGGCGGCATCGCCTTCGCCGGGCATGTCGACTGCGTGCCGGTCGACGGACAGGACTGGACGCACGACCCGTTCACCCTGCGCGAGGAAGACGGCAGACTCTATGCGCGTGGCGCGGCCGACATGAAGGGCTTCGTTGCCGCAATGCTCGCCGCCGTGCCGGACCTGCAAGCCATGCAGCCGGCCAGGCCGGTTCATCTTCTCATCACCTTCGACGAGGAGACGACCTGCGACGGCGCACGCCACCTGATGGCGGATGTCCTCTCGCGCGATCAACTTCCCGATCTCTGCGTCGTCGGCGAGCCGACGCTCATGTCGCCGATCGTGGCGCACAAAGGCCGCCTGGCGCTCCGGATCACCTTCACCGGCCGCGCCGGTCATTCCTCCAATCCCGACGGCGGTGCGAACGCCCTGCACGCCATGGGCCGGGCGATCGCCTATATCGCGGACGAGGCAAGCCGATTCGCCCGGGAAGGATGCCGGGCGGAAGGCTTCGTGCCCCCTTACACGACCATGCAGGTCGGCCTCGCCTCAGGGGGCGCCATTCTCAACATCATTCCCGAACACGCCCAGCTGGAAATGGAATGGCGTCCCGTGCCGGGCGACGACGCCCGCGCCGAGGCGGATCGATTGCAGCACGCGCTCGCGCCACTGCACGACGAACTGCGCCGCCACGGCCCCGATTGCGGCATCCGTTACGAGGTCATCTGCGATCTGCCGCCCCTCGATCTCCCGACGGAACATCCATTGACCGATCTCACGCGTCAGGTGACCGGCTCCAATGCGGCAGGCCATGTCTCCTACGGCACCGAAGCGGGCATCTACCAACGCGCCGGCATGCCGGCGATCGTCTGCGGCCCCGGCGATATCGCCCAGGCCCATCGCCCGGATGAATGGATCGCACGCGAGCAGCTCGATCGCTGCGATCGTTTCCTTCGGGCCATGGCCCGCAAGGTCTGTTCGGCGCCATGA
- a CDS encoding M14 family metallopeptidase, with translation MTCGASPRDHHPVRIRRQRLSETLFIARPLPRFEVRIRPPNLSEWQRGNTGIRGVMQFDSNRVGPHAVLVSLMHGNEFAGAIALDRIIRQGVNPRSGTVSFVFANLDAFARFDPDAPTASRFIDEDMNRVWNSDRLNGTQSSLELNRARELLPVLQSADILLDLHSMLWDSEPLLIAPGTRRSSALAASLAGSSGMPRLIVTDLGHLGGSRLIEQSRFIRAGGPARSVLLEAGQHWQADTIATSLHVAQRLLDNAEAMHLDAMDVGVIHPEQAIVTDNVMARSAAFTFAHPFRGGDIVQRAGTVIARDGDDEICTPYDGCLLVMPNHRARRGQLAVRLARLIGEDPPPRQAPG, from the coding sequence ATGACCTGCGGCGCCTCGCCTCGTGACCATCATCCGGTCCGCATCCGGCGACAGCGCCTGTCCGAAACGCTCTTCATCGCCCGGCCGCTCCCGCGTTTCGAGGTGCGCATACGCCCCCCCAATCTGTCCGAATGGCAGCGCGGCAACACGGGCATACGGGGCGTCATGCAGTTCGATTCCAATCGCGTCGGACCGCATGCGGTGCTGGTCAGCCTCATGCACGGCAACGAATTCGCGGGCGCCATCGCGCTCGACCGCATTATCCGGCAGGGAGTCAACCCGCGAAGCGGCACGGTCAGCTTCGTCTTCGCCAATCTCGACGCCTTTGCGCGCTTCGACCCGGACGCACCCACGGCCTCGCGCTTCATCGACGAGGACATGAACCGCGTCTGGAACAGCGACCGGCTGAACGGCACCCAATCCAGCCTGGAACTCAACCGCGCGCGGGAATTACTGCCGGTCTTGCAAAGTGCGGATATCCTGCTCGACCTGCATTCGATGCTCTGGGACTCGGAACCGCTCCTCATCGCGCCCGGAACACGACGCTCCAGCGCACTCGCCGCAAGTCTGGCCGGAAGTTCCGGCATGCCGCGCCTGATCGTGACCGATCTCGGCCATCTGGGCGGTTCACGTCTTATCGAACAGTCGCGCTTCATCCGGGCCGGTGGCCCCGCGCGCAGCGTCCTGCTGGAAGCCGGGCAGCACTGGCAGGCTGACACGATCGCAACTTCGCTTCATGTCGCCCAACGCCTGCTCGATAACGCCGAAGCCATGCATCTCGACGCCATGGATGTAGGGGTCATTCATCCTGAGCAGGCCATCGTGACCGATAACGTCATGGCCCGCAGCGCCGCCTTCACCTTTGCCCATCCCTTCCGGGGCGGCGATATCGTCCAGCGGGCCGGCACGGTGATCGCGCGCGATGGCGATGACGAAATCTGCACGCCCTATGACGGCTGCCTGCTCGTCATGCCCAACCATCGCGCCCGGCGTGGCCAGCTGGCCGTCCGCCTCGCGCGCCTGATCGGCGAAGACCCGCCGCCGCGTCAGGCGCCGGGATAG
- the glyA gene encoding serine hydroxymethyltransferase — MTEQPGQAGLHEFFHGALRDIDPAVAEILQDELVRQQDGIELIASENITSFAVLEAQGSVLTNKYAEGLPGKRYYGGCVDVDRVENLAIERVKAIFGAEFANVQPHSGANANQAAFMALGKPGDVVLGMSLAAGGHLTHGAAPNYSGKWFHAVQYGVRAQDGALDYDEMENLAREHKPKIIVAGGSAYPREIDFARFRRIADEVGAYLMVDMAHFAGLVAAGLYPNPVPHAHVVTSTTHKTLRGPRGGIVLTNDPELAKKINSAVFPGLQGGPLMHVIAGKAVAFGEALKPSFKAYQQAVFDNARALADELATRGFDIVTGGTDCHLILVDLRPKNVTGKVAEAALERAGITANKNAIPFDPEKPFVTSGIRLGSPAATTRGFGVAEFREIGRMIDVVLSAFGTAEQDAVEARVHEDVKALCARFPIYDVAYPGA, encoded by the coding sequence ATGACGGAACAACCCGGTCAGGCTGGCCTGCATGAATTCTTCCATGGCGCGCTGCGCGATATCGATCCGGCTGTGGCGGAAATCCTTCAGGACGAACTGGTGCGCCAGCAGGACGGGATCGAACTGATCGCGTCCGAGAACATCACGTCCTTCGCCGTTCTCGAGGCGCAGGGTTCTGTCCTGACGAACAAATATGCCGAGGGTCTGCCGGGCAAACGCTATTACGGCGGCTGCGTCGACGTGGACCGGGTGGAGAACCTGGCCATCGAGCGTGTGAAGGCGATCTTCGGTGCGGAATTCGCCAACGTGCAGCCGCATTCGGGCGCCAATGCCAACCAGGCAGCGTTCATGGCGCTCGGCAAGCCTGGCGACGTGGTGCTGGGCATGAGTCTGGCGGCGGGTGGGCATCTGACGCATGGCGCCGCGCCGAACTATTCCGGCAAATGGTTTCATGCCGTGCAGTATGGCGTGCGCGCGCAGGACGGTGCGCTCGACTACGACGAGATGGAGAATCTCGCGCGGGAACACAAGCCGAAGATCATCGTGGCCGGTGGTTCCGCGTATCCGCGTGAGATCGATTTCGCGCGTTTTCGCCGGATCGCGGACGAGGTCGGCGCGTATCTGATGGTGGATATGGCGCATTTCGCGGGTCTGGTGGCAGCGGGGCTCTATCCCAATCCCGTGCCGCATGCGCATGTGGTGACGAGCACGACGCACAAGACCCTGCGCGGTCCGCGTGGCGGCATCGTGCTGACGAACGATCCGGAACTGGCGAAGAAGATCAACTCGGCCGTTTTCCCCGGCTTGCAGGGCGGGCCGCTGATGCATGTCATCGCCGGCAAGGCCGTGGCGTTCGGTGAGGCGCTGAAGCCGTCGTTCAAGGCCTATCAGCAGGCGGTGTTCGACAATGCGCGTGCGCTGGCCGACGAGCTGGCGACACGTGGTTTCGATATCGTGACGGGCGGGACGGATTGCCATCTCATCCTGGTCGATCTGCGGCCGAAGAACGTGACCGGCAAGGTTGCGGAAGCGGCGCTGGAGCGTGCGGGCATCACGGCGAACAAGAATGCCATTCCGTTCGATCCGGAGAAGCCGTTCGTGACGTCGGGCATCCGTCTTGGCAGTCCGGCGGCCACGACGCGCGGTTTCGGCGTGGCGGAGTTCCGTGAGATCGGGCGTATGATCGATGTGGTGCTGAGTGCATTCGGCACGGCGGAACAGGATGCGGTGGAAGCGCGTGTGCATGAGGACGTCAAAGCACTTTGCGCCCGCTTTCCGATCTATGACGTGGCCTATCCCGGCGCCTGA
- a CDS encoding APC family permease, protein MLSLLGPLSRCKPIDAQPLAEEKGGLRRVLGPMDLILLGVGTTIGAGLFSLTGVAAAQNAGPAVVLAFTVAAIACSFAGLCYAELASIVPTAGSAYSYVYATLGELMAWIIGWDLVLEYTVGAATVAVSWSGYIASVLHGWGLHPDPRWLASPFTTVTLADGTQARGWLNIPAMVAIWLITALLVRGISESAKVNAVVVALKLGVVAAVIVFCSPFIETANYHPFLPPNDGTFGHFGPSGVMRAAGMVFFAYLGFDIVSTTAQETRNPARAMPIGILGSLAICTVIYIVFSLVLCGVVDYRSMLNDSSPVATAIDRTHRAWLQNAVKISVLLGYISVLLGLMLGQVRVFYAMARDGLLPAFFARLNPKSRAPVKSHLLFAVITSILAGTLPIAVLGNMTSIGTLLAFVMVCVGVGILQRREPDRHRNFRVPGGPIIPILGTISCLAVMLSLDILTWVRLIVWLALGLVVYGVYGRHRSLLANPENT, encoded by the coding sequence ATGCTTTCTCTCTTAGGGCCGCTGTCCCGATGTAAACCGATCGACGCCCAGCCTCTCGCAGAGGAAAAAGGGGGCCTGCGCCGCGTCCTGGGCCCCATGGACCTGATCCTTCTGGGCGTCGGCACGACCATCGGCGCGGGCCTGTTCTCGCTGACCGGTGTCGCCGCCGCCCAGAATGCCGGTCCAGCGGTCGTCCTCGCCTTCACGGTGGCCGCCATCGCCTGCAGCTTCGCCGGCTTATGCTACGCGGAACTGGCCTCCATCGTTCCCACCGCCGGGTCGGCCTATTCCTACGTCTATGCCACCCTTGGCGAACTGATGGCCTGGATCATCGGCTGGGACCTCGTGCTGGAATACACGGTCGGCGCGGCAACCGTGGCGGTCAGCTGGTCCGGATACATCGCCTCCGTCCTGCACGGATGGGGCCTTCATCCGGATCCACGCTGGCTGGCCTCGCCTTTCACCACCGTAACCCTCGCCGACGGCACGCAGGCACGCGGCTGGCTGAATATTCCCGCCATGGTCGCGATCTGGCTCATCACCGCGCTCCTCGTCCGCGGCATCTCGGAATCGGCAAAGGTCAATGCCGTGGTCGTGGCGCTCAAGCTGGGTGTCGTCGCCGCCGTCATCGTCTTCTGCTCGCCCTTCATCGAAACGGCGAACTACCATCCGTTCCTGCCGCCCAACGACGGCACCTTCGGCCATTTCGGGCCCTCCGGCGTCATGCGTGCCGCCGGCATGGTGTTCTTCGCCTATCTCGGCTTCGATATCGTCTCGACCACCGCACAGGAAACCAGGAATCCGGCCCGCGCCATGCCGATCGGCATCCTGGGCAGTCTCGCCATCTGCACGGTCATCTATATCGTCTTCTCGCTCGTACTCTGCGGCGTGGTCGACTACCGCAGCATGCTCAACGATTCGAGCCCTGTCGCCACGGCAATCGACCGCACGCATAGGGCATGGCTTCAGAACGCCGTGAAAATCAGCGTCCTGCTCGGCTACATCTCCGTCCTGCTCGGCCTGATGCTCGGCCAGGTCCGCGTTTTCTACGCCATGGCGCGCGACGGCCTGCTGCCCGCCTTCTTCGCCCGGCTCAACCCGAAAAGCCGCGCGCCCGTCAAATCGCACCTGCTGTTCGCCGTCATCACCAGCATCCTGGCCGGTACCCTGCCGATCGCGGTCCTGGGCAACATGACCTCGATCGGCACATTGCTGGCGTTCGTCATGGTCTGCGTCGGCGTTGGAATCCTGCAACGTCGCGAACCCGATCGCCACCGCAACTTCCGCGTACCGGGCGGCCCCATCATTCCCATTCTCGGAACGATCAGCTGCCTGGCGGTGATGCTCTCCCTCGATATTCTGACATGGGTGCGCCTGATCGTCTGGCTGGCGCTTGGCCTCGTCGTCTATGGGGTTTACGGAAGACACCGCAGCTTGCTGGCCAATCCGGAGAACACATGA